ACAAGCAGCCACGCTGCTACTGGTACACGTTATTGGGGGTGAATCTCAGTGGGTTTTTTTCCCACCAGCTAGGAAACCGAGGCTAAAGATTCTGACCTTGAACATAAATGTCTCTGGTCTACATGTGTAGAGTGCTAGAAGTCACTTTTGGTTGGATCTCACCAGGACCAAAGGAGCTGTTACTTCTTATGAAATGTGAATCTACAACGTGGTAGTTTGAgacaaggaagaggaaggaacaaCAAAAATTAGTATAAAAAGAATACTGATGATATAAAACATACCCATAAAGGTTGATTTTCTCTCCCAAAGGCCATTAATCCGATTTTATTTCCATATGTCCCTGCACTTTTTAAAAGGTATTACATGGTGTGTATATTCACAAAGTGACATTGAGTTATGCATCAAAGGTTTAGCATATCatccagaaacagaaattttCATCAATACGACAATACCTAaatctttctgtctctcattGTTGTATAGGTGTCTATTCATCTactagaaaaaaaggaagatgcaaaataagacaaagaataTAACATGGAAAGGCAATTGAACAAAATTTTAGCTTTGCTCTATGTTATCAAAATGCCCCAGAGAAACATTCATTACCAtttggagaggaaaagagaagcatTTACTAAGGACACTTCTAGAAAAGAAATCTGCTACCATAGCTGAGTCATTATGCTAGGATTTAAAGAGCTCTGGCAAACAAAGGTGAATGTTTGCAATGTTATCCTAAATGAGGCCTATAATACTTTAGAACACTTCTCCTTTCATAACTAAAGTGCTAtcatctaaaataattatttttttttttttttttttttgagacggagtctcacgctgttgcccaggctggagtgcagtggcgcgatctcggctcactgcaagctccgcctcccgggttcccgccattctcctgcctcagcctcctgagtagctgggactacaggcgcccgccaccgcgcccggctaattttttgtatttttagtagagacggggtttcactgtggtctcgatctcctgaccttgtgatccgcccgcctcggcctcccaaagtgctgggattacaggcttgagccaccgcgcccggccttgaaaataattatttagaacGCATTACCAATCCAGTGAGTAGCTTTGGAAACTAGATTTCCTGggcattaataaaattaattaaccaTGCAGAATCAGAGATATAAATTATTAGATACCAAAATTAGTCAAAATGCGGAAACAAAGTACAAGAATTAGtattaaaaaaggaaactttaaaataGCATGAATAATTCTCTATGGCAATGTCACAATCCTAGcaacttgaagaaaaaaattgtttttaacatATACTAACGTTCTTATTTGGATAAGGGCAAAAAGGTATAAGAATTAAAGCTGATTAGAAAGACAAGAAGTTCAAATATCTGGGCATGAtatggagttttatttttaaaacacaaatttcaCCCTTGTTTGTACCTGGATAGAGAAGCTGAAATTTTCTCTCTACATAAAGTACGATAAGAGAATTTATCTAATCTTTGTATTTGGAAAGATCTGGTTACATCTTCAGAAAATTCTCCAGATTTCTTAAGTTTTCAGAATGTCACACTTGCACATGGGACATGTCCTATGGGCTAAAAGCCAGGGGTCAATGCATGCCTTatggaaaaaatgtttgcaaGTTAAAATGCGTACTACATCTTTGGGTTTGTATGTGTCAAAGCAAACAACACAGTTGTCTTCATTTGGGTCTAATTCCTCATCCCCTTCTTTGAGAACTCGCAGTTGAAGCTGGTCAATAGCTTTCTTCACATCTGCCTTTATATGACTTCGCCTCCTGGTGGAAGAATTGGGCACTCTAGGTCTCCAGACACAATATAAGTAAAGGTAGGCAATTGTGGCAGCCAGGAAGGTAAATAGAGACATGATGTAATGGCTCACCCATGGCATGTGCATTCTCCCCACTTCAATGATGACTGTCACATAGACTCCTTTCTGAATCAAGTGCAAAAGTTCCATGCCTTTCAGGTTGCCTATCATCACCGCAACTATATTTTCCGTCCCCTGGTGAGACATGGGAAATACTTTATTGCCCGTACCTTGATAGTTGTAGATGATCACCCCATTTGCTCCCTTCTCTGCTGCCACGTTGATTTTATGTGTAAAAGTACAGCCTCCACGTTCGATGAGGGCCAGCCAAGAGTCTGCCTGTTCAGGCCTGCTGAAATTGGTCAAAGGATTACAAGCATTCTGATTCCATCCTTCAGGAAGTGCTACCACACCAGACACCCTTTCCAGAGGAGAATGATTCCCGAACACTCCACTCTCTCCTAACTCTGATATGATCTTATTTCCAACCTGAAATGTTATATTCAGGTGAGCTGTCCAAATGGCTTTTCCATTTGAGTCAGGAAGGCTAAGTAGTAGAAAGATACTAAGCCTCAAAAGTCCAGATGAAAGAGAACTATGAGTCGAAGGAGTAATTCTAAGGAAGCTCATGCCTCCATTTGTCTATTTAAGAGGCAAacttgagaaaacaaaacaacatcagTCGTAAAAGGACATAAAGAAGATAGCTTGTTGGCAGTAGATTACTAAAGCACATAAATGGAAAAGGTCTCCCTGGATCAAAGATATCTTGCTCCTTCCagcatttttatatttggtaGATTATCTTTCtcataatgaaacaaaataacaagAGTTGTGATTGGTATCATGTGATTTCAAGAAAATTATGACATTCTAATGGGGAAATTGTGACATCAGAGGTAGTTAAACCAATCCAAGAGTTTATATTAGTGCATTGCATCCTGAAATCCTATTGGCCAAAAAGCTAAGCAATGAGTCAAGATATGTAACAGTTTGAACAAGCtgtaaagcaataaataaattggtaataattttttaaagccttgGGTTTCCTTCTTAGTTCTGGATAGAATGAAAATCTACCCAGCcatgtaagattttttttctagatgtaaGGCAAtggcaaagataaaaataattcatgtattAGTGCATGTACCCGGGCCAGTTGCCAGTTTTCATGCATGGTTCAACACTACCCAATATGGCATTATGTGGGATGGTTCAACACTACCCAATATGGCATTCTGTGGGAAGTAGGAGCAAACCATTCCCACCAACTTCCCACATTAAATGCCTATCCCACACTTAAAGatccaacacaaagaaaacagtGTAAACTCATATTGTTAGCCTAATACAGTCCCATCTTCTGGTAagaacctactatgtgctaggcaaaTACTGAGAGTGGACATACATtggagaagaaaatagaaatagccCTACTCTTGTAGAGACTAAGGATTTTGGATGATGTCCCAAGGACAAGAGAAACACACTGTAGGGTTCTAAGCCAGGGAGGTGATAAATGTGTTTCAGAATGTTCACTTTGGTTGCTTTATTGGGAAAATGTATTGGAGAGGGAGAATAACATGAGAATGAGCTTAGGCAAAAGAAGACAGTGGCTTGGGCTCGAAGTAGCAGCATAGATGTAGAGACATAGACAAAGGCTGAATAACAGATTTAGTAACTGGAAGGACAGTAGTGGGAAGAGGAAAGGATGGCCACAATGATAACAAATCACTACATTATTTTGCAAACTACAGAGTCTTTACTGCTTTAAAGACGCATTATTGTTTACTTTTACCTTAAATCTTTATTCAAAGTCTGTTTCAAGGAGCCAATAAATTGGCAACACccactcaaatatttattttataccatGTATAGGATATCTTCTATGTGCTCAGCATGCCACAAAGTCCtagggatagaaaaagaaaaagaaaagaccctATTTCCTAGTGTGCATTTAATCATAGACATGATAGTTTTCTCATTTGGACAAAAGCATTTATTGTATTCCCTGGCCTATTGTATTTaatattagctttaaaaaaataaaaaattaggaaacagTCTACTTGTCCCATTCATACAATTCTATTAAAGCATGATTCAATTCACATCTGAAGAGTCCTTGTAGGCAGACTTTTTTTCATGTTCAAATGGAGTAAATTCCTGGCTGATTCTATTAACAGTGACAAATTGAAGCCTCATTAAGACGACAGTTTAACATCATCATATTATAGGTAATTTGTTAAATCTGTGATTATTTAACCTTTGGAAGTAGGATTACAAAATAATGTaattctgactttttattttgcagattttTTGTGGGTGAAGAGTTTAACCTGTAACCATATTTTGCTTCAAAACATATCTCACATCAAAAGGTTCTCTGTATGGTTGAAAGGACCAATTTGAGGAACTTAGCtaattcattctatttttctcattataataTAAAATGCTTAAGGCAATGATAGAACTGCCCTCTCTTCTGCCCTCGTCTTAGAACAAAATAGACCTATAAGAAACAATCATCTATCTCTTAAAAAGTGGTTTTCAAGTTGGGGGCAATTTTGCCTCCCAGGGGACATCTGGCTgtttctggagacattttttgatTGTGACAATTAGAGAGTGTTACTAGCATCTAGTGAGTATACACCAGCGTTGCCGCTAAAACATCTGAAAATGCACACAGTAGCTCCACACAATAAGAAATTATgtggtccaaaatgtcaatagtaagGTTAAGAAACCCTGATCTAATGAAACAGCCTGAAGGGAGAAGCATCCCAAAACTCTCCCATCCCTGATGGGTGGTCAGATATAAATTCTCGACACAGAATAAGCTTTTATAATTGACAATGCCTCCATCAAGGATAATGCCCTCAATGCAACTTAATTTCTCCAGTTTTCCCTGGAATAGAAACAGCAGAGATCTGTACAAGTTACCTATTAGTCCATTAAGTATCATGAcaaattgcatatattttatcAGAATGAGCTCTAAGAGTCTTCCTGGAGCAGCAGGTGAATGGAGGGGCGGggggagagagacacagagagacagagagagagagagagagagagagagagagagagagagagagagagagagagagagagagatgat
This Macaca mulatta isolate MMU2019108-1 chromosome 3, T2T-MMU8v2.0, whole genome shotgun sequence DNA region includes the following protein-coding sequences:
- the RNF148 gene encoding RING finger protein 148 precursor (The RefSeq protein has 1 substitution compared to this genomic sequence); its protein translation is MSFLRITPSTHSSLSSGLLRLSIFLLLSLPDSNGKAIWTAHLNITFQVGNKIISELGESGVFGNHSPLERVSGVVALPKGWNQNACNPLTNFSRPEQADSWLALIERGGCTFTHKINVAAEKGANGVIIYNYQGTGNKVFPMSHQGTENIVAVMIGNLKGMELLHLIQKGVYVTVIIEVGRMHMPWVSHYIMSLFTFLAATIAYLYLYCVWRPRVPNSSTRRRSHIKADVKKAIDQLQLRVLKEGDEELDPNEDNCVVCFDTYKPKDVVRILTCKHFFHKACIDPWLLAHRTCPMCKCDILKT